In Leptospira ellinghausenii, the following proteins share a genomic window:
- a CDS encoding CapA family protein, which translates to MRIKFVGDLMCHSSQITSYLDVKTKTYDSFKSFEYVAESLQNANLTLGNLETTITEKTNEYSGYPRFGTPVGYLNGLKNAGFDILSTANNHSADKGSYGIDTTIQKVTEYNMIPIGSYVSLEDFQKRKDLIQDVNGIKIAIYNYTYSTNGIPVRDGRIVRILNEDQIRNDVKFAKKLGVNFIILWYHYGNEYDESPNHSQQKWVNIGMDAGADVIIGGHPHVVQKIDFYQDPNTNENKLIAYSLGNFISAQNRQYTDGGIILSFVLEIGDQNQKRILNLESEPVWVNPRDYKIIPINKYRNSELQTKLPKHLEKRMYDFESHIRKIPGLGITSF; encoded by the coding sequence GTGAGAATTAAATTTGTCGGTGATCTAATGTGCCATTCTTCTCAGATCACTTCTTATCTTGATGTGAAAACAAAAACATATGATTCCTTTAAAAGTTTCGAATATGTTGCAGAATCTTTACAAAATGCAAATCTAACATTAGGTAATCTAGAAACTACCATTACGGAAAAAACAAATGAATATTCAGGTTATCCAAGATTTGGAACTCCTGTTGGATATTTGAATGGCTTAAAGAATGCTGGTTTTGATATTTTATCAACTGCAAATAACCACTCTGCTGATAAAGGATCTTACGGAATCGACACCACAATCCAGAAAGTAACTGAGTATAATATGATTCCAATCGGTTCTTATGTTTCTCTAGAAGATTTCCAGAAACGAAAAGATTTGATTCAGGATGTTAATGGAATAAAAATTGCAATTTACAATTATACCTATTCTACAAATGGAATTCCTGTTCGTGATGGCCGTATTGTCCGTATCCTAAATGAAGATCAAATTCGAAATGATGTAAAGTTCGCAAAAAAACTAGGAGTTAATTTTATTATCTTATGGTATCATTACGGAAATGAATATGACGAATCTCCCAATCATTCTCAGCAAAAATGGGTGAATATTGGAATGGATGCTGGAGCCGATGTTATTATCGGTGGCCATCCTCATGTTGTGCAGAAAATAGATTTTTATCAAGATCCTAACACGAATGAAAATAAACTCATTGCCTATTCCTTAGGAAACTTCATTTCAGCGCAGAACAGGCAGTATACGGATGGAGGTATAATTTTATCATTTGTATTGGAAATTGGAGATCAAAATCAAAAAAGAATACTCAATCTCGAAAGTGAGCCTGTTTGGGTCAATCCACGAGATTATAAAATCATTCCGATAAACAAATACAGAAATTCTGAACTTCAAACAAAATTGCCAAAACATTTAGAGAAAAGGATGTATGATTTTGAATCACACATTCGCAAAATTCCTGGATTGGGAATCACTTCATTCTAA
- a CDS encoding beta-galactosidase, which produces MIFGACYYPEQWNPKDWDEDLKIMKEMGLSSVRLAEFAWGIMEPKEGKFDFSLFDAVLETVQSHGMTAILGTPTATFPPWLYQKFPEIVQVSKDGIIRGIGTRRQACFSSPAYKKATERIVTAMAKHFGNHPAVVGWQIDNEPGHEGSDVDYSKLAEKNFRVWLKQKYKSLDSLNKRWGNVFWGVIYSDWNQIPLPGAHVASNFNPAMIQDYYRFQSDELVSYIHFQAEILRKYSKGKPLTTNLYPSPFLPVTDMYEMFKKLDYVSWDNYPVWGNQQEPYPHPLVTATQQYSRGLKNKPYTVMEQFSGVQGHDTLGYLPPPGQIGLWLTQAIVNGANQIYFFRYRTARFGQEQLCYGILDHGKRKTSKYYELKQTIEDIKEFAEDVSDSPYPASVAILHDIENSRNYKHQPLSDGLRFAPVPFAQVGYDIELATWFAGTNVLNVNAHSLPIHADMDWSNYKVLTLPLYTMFDPNIVEKLKSYVNQGGTLVLGYRSGIKDKDHWMVEEPVPGVFREMAGVEVYQFEAPATSKVGIRMGFWPLKGSKFCEILEPKTAKVLARYRDKKKFYSGKPAITVNQYGKGKVYYVGTSLTPESFVLLYRRILKDAGVRFGLLGSTIERHIRVGKRFNYEITMNHSNQYKLAGLSILKPFGYKIKKIEK; this is translated from the coding sequence ATGATCTTTGGAGCCTGTTATTACCCAGAACAATGGAACCCTAAGGACTGGGATGAAGACCTTAAAATCATGAAAGAAATGGGTCTTTCATCGGTTCGCCTCGCAGAATTTGCATGGGGAATCATGGAACCCAAAGAAGGTAAATTTGATTTTTCCTTGTTTGATGCAGTTTTAGAAACAGTTCAAAGCCATGGAATGACTGCCATTTTAGGCACACCAACAGCAACATTTCCTCCGTGGTTGTACCAAAAATTTCCGGAAATTGTACAAGTATCAAAAGATGGAATCATACGCGGGATTGGTACAAGACGCCAAGCTTGTTTTTCCTCTCCTGCTTATAAAAAAGCGACAGAACGAATTGTCACCGCGATGGCTAAACATTTTGGAAACCATCCTGCAGTTGTTGGTTGGCAAATTGATAATGAACCTGGACATGAAGGATCAGATGTAGATTATTCAAAACTTGCAGAAAAAAATTTCAGAGTCTGGTTAAAACAAAAATATAAATCTTTGGACTCGCTTAACAAACGTTGGGGGAATGTTTTTTGGGGTGTGATTTATTCAGACTGGAACCAAATCCCTCTCCCAGGCGCACATGTAGCGAGTAATTTTAATCCTGCAATGATCCAAGACTACTACCGATTCCAATCCGATGAATTGGTATCCTATATCCATTTCCAAGCTGAGATCCTTCGTAAATACAGCAAAGGAAAACCACTCACTACCAATTTATACCCGTCACCATTTTTACCTGTGACAGACATGTATGAAATGTTCAAAAAGCTAGATTATGTGTCTTGGGACAATTATCCTGTTTGGGGGAACCAACAAGAACCATACCCTCATCCATTGGTCACCGCCACCCAACAATATTCACGAGGACTTAAAAACAAACCATATACAGTGATGGAACAATTCTCTGGTGTACAAGGCCATGATACGTTAGGTTATTTACCTCCTCCTGGCCAAATTGGACTTTGGTTAACACAGGCAATTGTCAATGGTGCAAATCAGATTTATTTTTTTCGTTACCGCACTGCAAGGTTTGGACAAGAACAATTATGTTATGGAATTTTAGATCATGGGAAAAGGAAAACTTCCAAATACTATGAACTCAAACAAACCATAGAAGATATCAAAGAATTTGCAGAAGATGTTTCCGATTCACCTTACCCAGCTTCGGTGGCGATTCTTCATGATATAGAAAATTCAAGAAATTATAAACACCAACCATTGAGTGATGGCCTGCGGTTTGCACCAGTTCCATTTGCTCAAGTGGGATACGATATCGAACTTGCTACATGGTTTGCTGGCACGAATGTATTAAATGTAAATGCCCATTCGTTACCAATTCATGCCGATATGGATTGGTCAAATTACAAAGTTCTCACACTTCCTCTTTATACAATGTTCGACCCTAACATTGTGGAGAAATTAAAATCCTATGTGAATCAAGGTGGAACATTGGTTTTAGGGTATCGATCAGGGATTAAGGATAAAGACCACTGGATGGTAGAAGAACCAGTTCCAGGTGTGTTTCGTGAGATGGCGGGTGTAGAAGTATATCAATTTGAAGCCCCAGCCACCTCTAAAGTAGGAATTCGAATGGGATTTTGGCCTTTAAAAGGATCCAAATTTTGCGAAATCTTGGAACCAAAAACGGCAAAAGTTTTAGCTCGTTACCGTGATAAAAAGAAATTCTATTCTGGAAAACCAGCGATCACAGTGAATCAATATGGAAAAGGAAAGGTCTATTATGTAGGAACCTCCTTAACTCCTGAAAGTTTTGTCCTTCTCTATCGTCGGATTCTGAAAGATGCAGGAGTTCGATTTGGATTACTTGGATCTACAATTGAAAGGCATATCCGAGTGGGAAAACGTTTTAATTATGAAATTACTATGAACCATTCGAATCAATACAAATTGGCTGGCCTATCAATCTTAAAACCTTTTGGATACAAAATCAAAAAAATTGAAAAATAA
- the tsaE gene encoding tRNA (adenosine(37)-N6)-threonylcarbamoyltransferase complex ATPase subunit type 1 TsaE, which translates to MKANFLSLRETELQPVFSTLDTIVDSFLSKGKKPILLFSGEMGAGKTTFIREWFSRYGTNSSINSPTFSLYNIYDSHKMRLVHFDLYRIHSIDELENLGFEEIWGKEDLSAIEWWQKAEPLLPKENRIYITITSENFENRSYTIEWSAEEVV; encoded by the coding sequence ATGAAAGCGAATTTTCTCTCATTGAGAGAAACTGAGTTACAACCTGTTTTTTCTACTTTGGACACTATCGTCGATTCCTTTCTTTCAAAAGGAAAAAAACCAATCCTTCTATTTTCAGGTGAAATGGGTGCAGGTAAAACTACATTCATTAGGGAATGGTTTTCCCGTTATGGAACAAATAGTTCAATCAATTCTCCGACATTTTCACTTTATAATATTTATGATTCGCATAAGATGCGTTTGGTACATTTTGACTTATACAGAATCCATTCTATAGACGAATTAGAAAATTTGGGATTTGAAGAAATCTGGGGAAAAGAAGATCTATCAGCAATTGAATGGTGGCAAAAGGCCGAACCTCTTCTCCCAAAAGAAAATCGAATTTATATCACCATTACATCAGAGAACTTTGAAAATCGATCCTACACCATCGAATGGTCGGCTGAGGAAGTTGTATGA
- a CDS encoding inositol monophosphatase family protein encodes MGISSPTINFPVDETIKRIEYVKANAMGIIHEAKKIQREVSAIRSDTDAEEKERIDAADGKLGDILIRFLQKSFPKDGIVCEDKPPIDGGEFKWVLDPVDGSMNFVRGLPLYAISFGLEHRDTPVGGVVIVPPQESVYSAVMGEGAFKNGEPIVTSRVSELNRAIFSPNLPTKRAHMIQEIMADLSGFLTYARSFRRTGSFVLDVCFIAEGVMDAIWEKTVKHWDVSAISVILSEAGGKLTDLNGVHYYTGLPELVASNGVLHSEILNLLKTVRSTVSRN; translated from the coding sequence ATGGGTATCTCTTCACCAACGATCAATTTTCCTGTCGATGAGACAATCAAACGCATCGAGTATGTTAAAGCCAATGCTATGGGTATCATCCATGAGGCAAAAAAAATCCAAAGAGAAGTTTCTGCAATTCGTTCCGATACGGATGCAGAGGAAAAGGAAAGAATTGATGCCGCAGACGGAAAGTTAGGTGATATTCTCATTCGATTTTTACAGAAATCATTTCCTAAAGATGGAATTGTTTGCGAAGACAAACCACCCATTGATGGTGGAGAGTTTAAATGGGTTCTCGATCCTGTGGATGGTTCCATGAATTTTGTGAGAGGCCTTCCTCTTTATGCCATTTCATTTGGATTGGAACATAGAGACACACCGGTTGGTGGAGTGGTGATTGTCCCACCACAAGAATCTGTGTATTCCGCTGTGATGGGAGAAGGCGCCTTTAAAAATGGCGAACCAATTGTCACATCACGTGTTTCGGAACTCAATCGTGCTATTTTTTCTCCCAACCTTCCGACCAAAAGAGCCCATATGATCCAAGAGATTATGGCTGATTTATCAGGATTTTTGACCTATGCACGTTCCTTTCGGCGAACTGGTTCCTTTGTTTTGGACGTATGTTTCATTGCAGAAGGGGTTATGGATGCCATTTGGGAGAAAACAGTGAAACATTGGGACGTTTCAGCCATCTCCGTCATTTTATCGGAAGCAGGTGGGAAATTGACTGACTTAAATGGAGTTCATTACTATACAGGACTTCCTGAGTTAGTAGCTTCCAATGGTGTTTTACACTCAGAAATTTTAAATTTATTGAAGACAGTTCGTTCTACCGTCAGTCGAAATTGA
- the tsaB gene encoding tRNA (adenosine(37)-N6)-threonylcarbamoyltransferase complex dimerization subunit type 1 TsaB, with protein sequence MNLLYFDTTQDWIHVLTGSINGFSTMKVEAQIIETSPKEASYRLVEMIQKVLTQSQIKKPDVIFVPHGPGSFTGIRITVTTARDLGQLWEIPVMGFDTAHLYLIGLQENNSQIEFQIPNQNPNHKSLICLDGKQGKYYTKFYDGITYTETKDQTPEEIRQWLESQKMTPNKWYYTGIMPSFYPTDAIKIEATNLNLSSILQYSFEQMKQSKLNDYTYLTLLPNYIRGTYVDQK encoded by the coding sequence ATGAATCTTTTGTATTTTGATACAACTCAAGATTGGATTCATGTTTTAACTGGATCCATTAATGGTTTTTCAACAATGAAAGTTGAGGCACAAATCATAGAAACCTCACCAAAAGAAGCTTCGTATCGTTTGGTAGAAATGATCCAAAAGGTCCTTACTCAGTCCCAAATAAAAAAACCAGATGTCATTTTTGTTCCCCATGGTCCAGGATCCTTTACGGGAATACGAATCACGGTGACGACAGCAAGAGATTTAGGACAATTATGGGAAATTCCTGTGATGGGATTCGATACGGCTCATTTATACCTAATTGGATTACAAGAAAACAATTCTCAAATTGAATTTCAGATACCAAATCAAAATCCAAACCATAAATCGCTCATTTGTTTGGATGGAAAACAAGGAAAATATTATACAAAGTTTTATGATGGTATTACTTATACCGAAACAAAAGATCAAACTCCCGAGGAAATTAGACAATGGTTAGAAAGTCAGAAAATGACACCTAACAAATGGTACTACACGGGAATAATGCCTAGTTTTTATCCAACAGATGCTATAAAAATTGAAGCGACAAATCTGAATTTATCGTCTATACTGCAGTATAGTTTCGAACAAATGAAACAATCAAAACTTAACGATTATACTTATTTAACACTCCTTCCCAATTACATTCGTGGGACGTATGTAGATCAAAAATGA
- a CDS encoding LIC_10030 family protein, which produces MKVQDYRSINRMLGDVSGKNKSGDVYVDNLHSPYIQFSDRFTIHGTSITEPEFGDIKDFVQTVIKFLPEAVEGTSLLPEPRPKRETGKLFFVRPMMFGPYQFLYVFSVDMLYLGGAKSEEIKRPGSQNMTPTIVTDRLYFQVKVIPIKTLKEEGENVLDFEAKRFQGGEFRVESERDENKPIRKFSEIFDEIDFSDTESKIREELGITTDIWKLGRIYSPIGIDYLSLSLRFLNPSLPKTIYQFKKFYQILENTNQTIPEETLKSFHEYLSSFEVERTVSKSGNILWKVNQNLTDNG; this is translated from the coding sequence ATGAAAGTACAAGATTATAGATCCATCAATCGAATGTTGGGAGATGTTTCAGGAAAAAATAAATCTGGGGATGTTTATGTAGATAATTTACATTCACCTTACATTCAATTTTCTGATCGTTTTACAATCCATGGTACATCAATCACGGAACCAGAGTTTGGTGATATTAAGGATTTTGTTCAAACTGTTATTAAATTTTTACCGGAAGCAGTAGAAGGCACAAGTTTATTACCAGAACCCAGGCCAAAACGTGAAACTGGTAAATTATTTTTTGTTAGGCCAATGATGTTTGGACCTTACCAGTTTTTATATGTATTTTCTGTTGATATGTTGTATTTGGGTGGAGCTAAATCCGAGGAAATCAAACGACCTGGTTCTCAAAATATGACACCAACGATTGTAACAGATCGATTGTATTTTCAAGTTAAGGTTATACCGATTAAAACGCTTAAGGAAGAGGGAGAAAACGTTCTTGATTTTGAAGCGAAACGATTCCAAGGAGGAGAGTTTCGTGTCGAATCTGAAAGAGACGAAAACAAACCTATACGAAAATTTTCTGAAATTTTCGACGAAATCGATTTTTCTGATACCGAGTCAAAAATCAGAGAAGAGTTAGGAATCACGACAGACATTTGGAAATTGGGTAGGATTTATAGTCCCATAGGAATCGATTACCTTTCTCTTTCGTTACGATTTTTGAATCCAAGTCTTCCTAAAACAATTTACCAATTTAAGAAATTTTATCAAATCTTAGAAAATACAAACCAAACCATTCCAGAAGAAACACTTAAATCTTTTCATGAATATCTTTCTTCCTTCGAAGTTGAAAGAACCGTTTCTAAGTCTGGGAATATTTTATGGAAAGTGAATCAAAATTTAACCGATAATGGATAA
- a CDS encoding alkaline phosphatase family protein: protein MNNSVKEKLFILFAIGIYFILSSCKWEQDYKRAAFVSMQPDTDLILAPYPFNIFDREARDAITLSHYSKEEIKNILAEHELSWDQLNSDWNLDTEDEHFSKEVNYTSHYTQYSYDTEIPIWMYGPKWFENGEYSDEIFQQHIPSIYAKILNYKFINQLPINKFDKIFKKTNEKPEIIVTIVVDQGGRQLYKAHKGAYPFLETMSLNSAYFKKGKVIHLESHTAVGHMAIGTGTFPKDAKIFSNEIYTYVDGKVNHRQVYQGMNQTFDVSELQSASFSDEWDLSQNNIPVIISQCYANRAAVGMAGHGKEYKQSKSAKQMITPDADYVYWQDAKKLAWSTYSNAFQLPLASQKYNLYPFYLANKSSINTHFDAKNPIELLSKIHHFQASEFQVKMDGALFRDTIEETILKQNKHIDGITDLAYLTLKATDAVGHLYGWETQEAKQVLQATDKEIETIFDFLKKHYGDKFVMLITADHGAAPMPEISKGLFLTHETFFASVNELLPESERNKVSLINWVTHSQLSLNKNLMKQYNISEDMIIDRILSIKVKDRKFFRKIWKRNEIPNVSF, encoded by the coding sequence GTGAATAATAGTGTGAAGGAAAAATTATTTATCTTATTTGCCATTGGAATTTATTTTATACTATCTAGTTGCAAATGGGAACAGGACTATAAACGCGCAGCTTTTGTTTCCATGCAACCAGATACCGATCTGATTCTTGCACCTTATCCGTTTAATATATTTGATAGGGAAGCAAGAGACGCAATCACTCTTTCACATTATTCAAAAGAAGAAATCAAAAATATTTTAGCAGAACATGAGCTATCATGGGACCAACTCAATTCTGATTGGAATTTAGATACTGAGGATGAACATTTTTCGAAGGAAGTCAATTATACTTCTCACTATACACAATACTCATATGATACTGAAATTCCTATTTGGATGTATGGACCAAAATGGTTTGAAAATGGAGAGTATTCAGATGAAATTTTCCAACAACACATTCCATCCATTTATGCAAAAATCTTAAATTATAAATTTATCAACCAACTGCCCATAAATAAATTTGATAAGATTTTCAAAAAGACAAATGAAAAACCAGAAATTATTGTTACGATTGTTGTAGACCAGGGTGGTAGACAACTCTATAAGGCACACAAAGGTGCTTATCCATTTTTGGAAACTATGTCATTAAATTCAGCTTACTTTAAAAAGGGAAAAGTTATTCATTTAGAATCCCATACAGCGGTGGGACATATGGCGATCGGAACAGGAACTTTTCCCAAAGATGCAAAGATTTTCTCAAATGAAATTTATACCTATGTTGATGGCAAAGTGAATCATCGACAAGTTTACCAGGGAATGAATCAAACCTTTGATGTAAGCGAATTACAATCTGCAAGTTTTTCTGATGAGTGGGATTTATCTCAAAATAACATTCCTGTTATCATCAGCCAGTGTTATGCAAATCGTGCTGCTGTTGGTATGGCAGGTCATGGAAAAGAATACAAACAAAGTAAAAGTGCAAAACAAATGATCACTCCAGATGCTGATTATGTATATTGGCAAGATGCAAAAAAATTAGCCTGGTCAACTTATTCTAATGCGTTCCAACTACCTTTGGCTTCACAGAAATATAATCTGTACCCATTTTATTTAGCAAATAAATCTTCAATTAATACACATTTTGATGCTAAGAATCCAATTGAATTACTTTCAAAAATTCACCATTTCCAAGCTTCTGAATTCCAGGTAAAAATGGATGGAGCTTTATTTCGAGATACTATTGAGGAAACGATTTTAAAACAAAACAAACATATAGATGGAATCACAGACTTAGCATATTTAACATTAAAAGCAACGGATGCTGTTGGTCACTTATATGGGTGGGAAACACAAGAAGCAAAACAAGTTTTACAAGCAACGGATAAAGAAATTGAAACTATCTTCGATTTTCTAAAAAAACATTATGGTGACAAGTTTGTAATGTTAATCACAGCTGATCATGGTGCAGCACCAATGCCAGAGATTTCCAAGGGACTCTTTTTAACCCATGAAACATTTTTTGCTAGTGTGAATGAACTTCTTCCTGAATCAGAAAGAAACAAAGTTTCACTTATCAATTGGGTGACACATTCGCAATTATCATTAAACAAAAATTTGATGAAACAATACAATATAAGTGAAGATATGATTATTGATAGAATTTTATCAATCAAGGTGAAGGACAGGAAATTTTTTCGGAAAATTTGGAAACGAAATGAGATACCGAATGTTTCCTTTTAG
- a CDS encoding ribonuclease R family protein yields MDTYKIQRKIIEYLDQKAGKDITRQEIKKKFTESSEFKRPDPNSKKVKSFKRKEKVPRKEIEFLIDQLCNLLEEEGLLIPNKKYFTVANPFRLTGRISISRRGDGFISLPSKNEIFVPGPLTNTAITGDKVEVIPLGVGKKDRLEAEVTKVLKRGRILYRMKVKEKTNKFVFGNFLDMLGDGKEGVLHVKSILKDSFDAININDVLIVKLKEGAEPQDNLYDVSFIRFESDTKEDSDLQRILMKYNYDPVHPDFIPLDFPEEVSEKTVSDWNSRTDLRDLYAVTIDGITAKDFDDAISFVDEGNRLRVWIHIADVSYYVEKGSALDKEAYERATSVYLANRVVPMLPPILSEDLCSLVANTNRLAFTVEMEASKTGEIYNAKFYKSIIKVKQRYTYEMAEEEIKAQDPNNWMYQVSLFTDALRKQRMKTGRIDLNLRETTITWNERKEPIGIENRERLTSHILIEELMLSANLKVDEFLRKKKIPTLHRIHEPMDEEKLETLNHFLQLNGYNVQIHDTSYVEIMKAVKEIQDNSVGKIFNYLLLRSFMQAYYGADPLGHWGLGFKDYCHFTSPIRRYPDLIVHRVLHATLLEGEKEYTDNEIAVMGLHCSEEERRAADAERDIVKIKSFRYLESTGIKEFKGFIVGIRPSQIFVELDISNLEGVLDKSEFTDEFEVVIKNDFSFYSKKYSKIFFIGDPVTVSLDRIDFEEIKVFLKLKDFKKDEPTVKKK; encoded by the coding sequence ATGGATACCTATAAAATACAAAGAAAAATCATCGAATATCTAGACCAAAAAGCTGGTAAAGATATCACAAGACAAGAGATCAAAAAGAAATTCACTGAATCGAGTGAATTCAAACGACCCGACCCAAATTCAAAAAAAGTAAAATCTTTTAAACGAAAAGAAAAAGTTCCAAGAAAGGAAATCGAATTTCTCATCGACCAACTTTGTAACCTTCTAGAGGAAGAGGGTTTACTCATCCCAAACAAAAAGTATTTCACTGTTGCGAATCCTTTTCGGCTTACTGGTCGAATTTCAATTTCAAGACGTGGTGATGGTTTTATTTCCTTACCTTCCAAAAATGAAATATTTGTACCAGGGCCATTAACGAATACAGCTATCACAGGTGACAAAGTAGAAGTAATCCCTCTTGGAGTTGGTAAAAAAGATCGTCTAGAAGCAGAAGTAACCAAAGTTCTTAAAAGAGGTCGTATCCTCTATAGAATGAAGGTCAAAGAAAAAACTAACAAATTTGTCTTTGGTAATTTCTTAGATATGTTAGGTGATGGAAAAGAGGGAGTTCTACATGTTAAGTCCATCCTAAAGGACAGTTTTGATGCCATCAATATCAATGACGTGTTGATCGTGAAGTTAAAAGAAGGTGCAGAACCGCAAGATAATCTTTACGATGTGAGTTTTATTCGTTTTGAATCGGATACGAAGGAAGATTCTGACTTACAAAGGATCTTAATGAAATACAATTATGATCCAGTTCATCCGGATTTTATTCCATTGGATTTTCCTGAGGAAGTATCAGAAAAAACAGTCTCCGATTGGAATAGCCGCACTGACCTCCGCGATTTATATGCCGTCACAATTGATGGAATCACAGCAAAGGATTTTGATGATGCTATCAGTTTTGTCGATGAAGGAAATCGACTTCGAGTTTGGATTCATATTGCTGATGTTTCCTATTATGTAGAGAAAGGATCAGCTTTAGACAAGGAAGCATATGAAAGAGCAACATCGGTTTATTTAGCTAACCGAGTGGTTCCTATGTTACCTCCAATTCTTTCAGAAGACCTATGTAGTCTCGTTGCTAATACCAATCGATTGGCTTTCACAGTCGAGATGGAAGCAAGTAAAACTGGTGAAATTTATAACGCAAAATTTTATAAATCCATCATCAAAGTGAAACAACGTTATACCTATGAGATGGCGGAAGAGGAGATAAAAGCCCAAGATCCAAATAATTGGATGTATCAGGTATCTTTATTCACTGATGCTCTCCGTAAACAACGAATGAAAACAGGAAGGATTGATTTAAATCTTCGCGAAACGACGATCACATGGAATGAACGAAAAGAACCGATCGGAATTGAGAATAGAGAGCGACTCACAAGTCATATTCTCATTGAAGAACTCATGTTATCAGCAAACTTAAAAGTAGATGAATTTTTGAGAAAAAAGAAAATCCCAACTCTTCATCGAATCCATGAACCAATGGATGAAGAAAAGCTTGAAACATTGAATCATTTTCTCCAACTCAATGGATACAATGTACAAATACATGATACGAGTTATGTTGAAATCATGAAGGCAGTGAAAGAGATCCAAGACAATTCCGTCGGAAAAATTTTCAATTATCTACTCCTTCGAAGTTTTATGCAGGCGTATTACGGTGCAGACCCACTTGGACATTGGGGATTAGGCTTTAAAGACTATTGCCATTTCACTTCTCCCATCAGACGTTATCCAGATTTAATCGTCCATCGAGTACTGCATGCAACATTACTCGAAGGGGAAAAAGAATATACAGACAATGAAATTGCTGTTATGGGACTTCACTGTTCTGAGGAAGAAAGACGTGCTGCTGATGCAGAGCGAGACATAGTTAAAATCAAATCATTTCGTTATTTAGAATCAACGGGAATCAAAGAATTTAAGGGTTTTATCGTTGGAATAAGACCTTCTCAAATCTTTGTCGAACTAGATATTTCAAACCTAGAAGGAGTTCTCGATAAATCAGAATTTACTGATGAGTTTGAAGTAGTGATCAAAAATGATTTTTCTTTCTATTCTAAAAAGTATTCAAAAATCTTTTTTATCGGAGATCCTGTGACTGTTAGTTTGGACCGAATTGATTTTGAGGAAATCAAAGTATTTTTAAAACTCAAAGACTTCAAAAAGGATGAACCTACCGTAAAGAAAAAGTAA
- the hslO gene encoding Hsp33 family molecular chaperone HslO: MSDQVILGISNTHHYRFTIVNLTETAKEPMFLHSLNKEMSVFLSKTMMGALFLAEMTKNQQKVSIQWKDESNKQALAYSDRYGKMKSVAYSTTHADGDIRNEFILGQGIMKVIRWDYESDTYQSYTNLIEDTFEANFIKYLTESEQIRALVGMDVTPFDFPGNDFSAKGIFFEALPEATEESFVFLRNKIDSLITKEAFWNLGIDSMLEALEKEIGSSLVVLSKEAPEFLCDCSRHKVADIIASLGEQEANSIIDEMGKIEITCEFCRTAYQFDSFDVEKFFKQ, encoded by the coding sequence ATGTCTGACCAAGTTATTTTAGGAATCTCCAATACTCATCATTACCGATTTACCATTGTAAATCTAACGGAAACTGCTAAGGAACCTATGTTCCTACATTCTCTTAACAAAGAAATGTCTGTTTTTTTATCCAAAACTATGATGGGAGCCCTATTCCTTGCGGAAATGACGAAGAACCAACAGAAAGTCAGCATCCAATGGAAAGATGAATCCAATAAACAAGCATTAGCTTATAGTGATCGTTATGGAAAAATGAAATCCGTTGCTTATTCAACTACCCATGCAGACGGGGACATTCGAAACGAATTTATCTTGGGCCAAGGGATCATGAAAGTCATCCGTTGGGATTATGAATCCGATACCTATCAATCCTACACCAATCTAATAGAAGATACATTTGAAGCAAACTTCATCAAATACCTCACGGAATCAGAACAGATCCGAGCTTTAGTAGGAATGGACGTAACTCCTTTTGATTTTCCAGGAAATGATTTTTCGGCAAAAGGGATTTTCTTTGAAGCATTGCCAGAGGCCACCGAAGAAAGTTTTGTTTTTTTAAGAAATAAAATTGATTCACTCATTACAAAAGAAGCGTTTTGGAATCTTGGGATTGATTCGATGTTAGAAGCGCTGGAGAAAGAAATTGGTTCGTCTTTGGTAGTTCTCAGCAAAGAAGCACCTGAATTCTTATGTGATTGTTCTAGGCATAAGGTAGCAGACATCATCGCCTCTTTAGGAGAACAGGAGGCAAATTCTATCATTGATGAAATGGGAAAAATCGAAATCACTTGTGAATTCTGTCGCACCGCCTATCAGTTTGATTCCTTTGATGTGGAGAAATTTTTTAAACAATGA